From a single Osmerus mordax isolate fOsmMor3 chromosome 14, fOsmMor3.pri, whole genome shotgun sequence genomic region:
- the LOC136957005 gene encoding whirlin-like — MSTDLERMSLNSSSANSLASSARTLSANVKKLHNALNLLLNDFEREQFIHCLNVYHSKRNVYDLVQTLKVILNAPSKRQLLPMLRLVIPRSDQLLFDQYTSEGLYLKSDLAPPGELRQVTMKRHKSNEGLGFSIRGGSEHGVGIYVSLVEPGSLAEKEGLRIGDQIMKVNDKVFDKVTHAEAVKLLTDDEYR, encoded by the exons ATGAGCACGGATCTAGAGCGTATGTCGCTCAACTCCTCCTCGGCCAACTCGCTGGCCTCGAGCGCCCGCACACTGTCCGCCAACGTAAAGAAGCTGCACAACGCGCTCAACCTGCTGCTTAACGACTTCGAGCGCGAGCAGTTCATCCACTGCCTCAATGTCTACCACTCCAAGCGGAATGTCTACGATCTGGTCCAAACCCTCAAAGTCATTCTCAACGCGCCGAGCAAACGCCAACTCTTGCCCATGCTTCGTCTGGTCATACCTCGGTCCGACCAGCTGTTGTTTGACCAGTATACCTCCGAGGGTCTCTACTTAAAATCGGATTTAGCT CCTCCCGGTGAGCTCCGGCAGGTTACCATGAAACGCCACAAAAGCAACGAGGGCTTGGGTTTCAGTATCCGCGGGGGCTCCGAGCACGGGGTCGGGATATATGTGTCCCTCGTGGAGCCTGGGTCACTGGCAGAGAAGGAAGGACTGAGGATTGGGGATCAAATCATGAAAGTCAACGACAAAGTGTTCGACAAAGTCACACATGCCGAAGCAGTAAag CTCCTGACCGATGATGAGTACCGGTAA